One Dermatophagoides farinae isolate YC_2012a chromosome 6, ASM2471394v1, whole genome shotgun sequence genomic window carries:
- the LOC124493448 gene encoding cuticle protein 16.8, with amino-acid sequence MFICEIKRNQKNSVIIMINIKVFALTVLLMVVVEARSYRGFARSQPLVASYSAPTASRSARQAEAEPAPEPYSFTYETTDEYGMTLTRSESGDAQGNVKGSYMYRDPEGIYRTVEYGDSGDGFSAQIQTNEPGVISHKAADAEYFKQ; translated from the exons atgtttatttgtgaaatcaaacgaaatcaaaaaaattcagtgatcatcatgattaatATTAAG GTTTTTGCTCTTACTGTTTTATTAATGGTGGTAGTTGAAGCACGTTCTTATCGTGGTTTTGCACGATCACAACCATTGGTAGCATCATATTCGGCACCAACAGCATCACGTTCAGCTAGACAAGCTGAAGCTGAACCAGCACCAGAACCATATAGTTTTACATATGAAACTACCGATGAATATGGAATGACATTGACACGTTCAGAATCCGGTGATGCACAGGGTAATGTTAAAGGATCATATATGTATCGTGATCCAGAAGGTATATATCGTACTGTTGAATATGGTGATAGTGGTGATGGTTTCAGTGCTCAAATTCAAACCAATGAACCAGGTGTCATTTCACATAAAGCTGCTGATGCTGAATATtttaaacaataa
- the LOC124494227 gene encoding beta-1-syntrophin-like isoform X1, which yields MAEKEHESLTHSNNDDEPRRTGVAEILIKNFWCRIMAELYEDSLKITLKESLERIADNVNDFEIPSETDDLANRKRTVTIRKKPHEGLGISIKGGKENRMPILISKIFRGLAADSTCQLYVGDAILAVNNCNLREATHEEAVQALKNAGEIVNLEVCTSYPLIVKYLPEVVPYFRKASILTDIGWTMPETSLFQSKNSNTAKNSKETRLESPTDTIDTTSDTASQSSQRSKIESKVIPLLGAFVHRIQLVRTIPNSNNISKQNKSPYYSPESDYNSATADNSITDSSINRKMDDASSIQQVIVIQSPNLSKACVIRFYNESKCTSWFCAIHKIVQNLNTKIMKKVNQRKTFGYFDNSRITYLGWFQEHKDYIIPYYDSNDSKLDSIKNSSCSTQPDNVSLFEQYEQTTKWRPLFLILTTRDLYFYDTFPFIGNKLIEYKLLWPLLQTRFIYINNNNNEQTTTTTMKNDIGHEVLADNSIKFNRLQNSSQSSSLSSLLQDSSLATTATQTLSTSGGCQFNPLPIAFILRTGTSTGIQSRLFSAQLYTEISHFSKKIILCTFEYVRQLQNISVACLMDDDDEESIECILQLHYKKGITINETRTGRIMYRISFRQLCSTHDDGNKMITFIYDQNRKLELNLVQNAQAFVFILHSFLAAQITEINLNFQKLTT from the exons atgGCTGAAAAAGAACACGAATCATTAACACatagtaataatgatgatgaacctcGACGTACCGGTGTTGCcgaaattttaatcaaaaatttctgGTGTCGAATAATGGCCGAACTATATGAggattcattgaaaattacaTTGAAAGAATCATTGGAAAGAATAGCCGATAACGTGAATGATTTCGAAATACCATCAGAAACTGATGATCTGGCCAATCGTAAACGAACGGTAACTATTCGAAAGAAACCCCATGAAGGTTTAGGTATCAGTATCAAAGGTGGCAAAGAAAATCGAATGCCCATATTGATCTCGAAAATATTCCGCGGTTTGGCTGCTGATTCCACTTGTCAATTATATGTTGGTGATGCTATATTAGCCGTTAATAATTGTAATTTACGTGAAGCTACCCATGAGGAAGCTGTTCAAGCATTGAAAAATGCAGGTGAAATCGTCAACCTTGAAG TGTGCACGTCTTATCCGCTCATAGTGAAATATCTACCCGAAGTGGTTCCATATTTTCGGAAAGCTTCCATATTAACCGACATTGGATGGACAATGCCCGAAACCAGTCTTTTTCAATCTAAAAATTCCAATACGgctaaaaattcaaaagaaacaCGTTTAGAAAGTCCAACAGACACTATCGATACAACGAGCGATACAGCAAGCCAGAGTTCACAACGTtccaaaattgaatcaaaagtGATACCATTATTGGGCGCATTCGTTCATCGAATTCAGCTCGTTCGAACCATACCGAATTCAAATAACATTTCCAAACAGAATAAATCTCCCTATTATTCACCTGAATCTGATTACAATTCAGCTACAGCTGATAATTCTATTACCGATTCATCTATAAATCGAAAGATGGATGATGCTTCATCGATTCAACAGGTGATTGTTATACAATCACCAAATTTATCGAAAGCATGTGTAATTCGTTTTTATAATGAATCAAAGTGCACTTCTTGGTTCTGTGCAATACATAAAATTGTTCAGaatttgaatacaaaaattatgaaaaaagtAAATCAACGGAAAACATTTGGTTATTTTGATAATTCTAGAATCACTTACCTTGGATGGTTCCAGGAACATAAAGACTATATTATTCCATACTATGATTCCAATGAT TCTAAACtggattcaatcaaaaacagTAGCTGTTCAACACAGCCGGATAATGTTTCACTTTTTGAGCAATATGAACAAACGACAAAATGGCGTCCATTATTTCTGATATTGACAACAAgagatttatatttttatgatACATTTCCTTTCATTGggaacaaattgattgaatacaAATTATTATGGCCTTTATTACAGACacgatttatttatataaacaataataataatgaacaaacaacaacaacaacaatgaaaaacgatATTGGTCATGAAGTTTTAGCCGATAATTCCATTAAATTCAATAGATTACAGAATTCATCacaatcttcatcattatcatcattattacaagATAGTTCGCTTGCTACAACGGCAACACAGACTTTATCTACCAGTGGTGGTTGTCAATTCAATCCATTGCCAATTGCATTCATTCTTCGTACAGGTACCAGTACTGGTATTCAATCACGATTATTTTCCGCTCAGCTTTATACTGAGATTAGtcatttttccaaaaaaatcattctttGCACATTTGAATATGTACGTCAATTGCAAAATATTTCCGTTG CTTGCCTAAtggacgatgatgatgaagaatccATTGAATGCATTCTTCAACTACATTACAAAAAAGGCATTACAATTAATGAAACACGAACCGGTCGAATAATGTATCGGATATCATTCAGACAACTTTGTTCAAcccatgatgatggcaataaaatgatcacatttatatatgatcaaaatcgaaag CTTGAATTGAATCTTGTCCAAAATGCTCAAGCATTCGTTTTTATacttcattcattccttGCGGCTCAAATTACTGAGATTAAtctaaattttcaaaaattaacAACATAA
- the LOC124494227 gene encoding beta-1-syntrophin-like isoform X2 — MAEKEHESLTHSNNDDEPRRTGVAEILIKNFWCRIMAELYEDSLKITLKESLERIADNVNDFEIPSETDDLANRKRTVTIRKKPHEGLGISIKGGKENRMPILISKIFRGLAADSTCQLYVGDAILAVNNCNLREATHEEAVQALKNAGEIVNLEVKYLPEVVPYFRKASILTDIGWTMPETSLFQSKNSNTAKNSKETRLESPTDTIDTTSDTASQSSQRSKIESKVIPLLGAFVHRIQLVRTIPNSNNISKQNKSPYYSPESDYNSATADNSITDSSINRKMDDASSIQQVIVIQSPNLSKACVIRFYNESKCTSWFCAIHKIVQNLNTKIMKKVNQRKTFGYFDNSRITYLGWFQEHKDYIIPYYDSNDSKLDSIKNSSCSTQPDNVSLFEQYEQTTKWRPLFLILTTRDLYFYDTFPFIGNKLIEYKLLWPLLQTRFIYINNNNNEQTTTTTMKNDIGHEVLADNSIKFNRLQNSSQSSSLSSLLQDSSLATTATQTLSTSGGCQFNPLPIAFILRTGTSTGIQSRLFSAQLYTEISHFSKKIILCTFEYVRQLQNISVACLMDDDDEESIECILQLHYKKGITINETRTGRIMYRISFRQLCSTHDDGNKMITFIYDQNRKLELNLVQNAQAFVFILHSFLAAQITEINLNFQKLTT, encoded by the exons atgGCTGAAAAAGAACACGAATCATTAACACatagtaataatgatgatgaacctcGACGTACCGGTGTTGCcgaaattttaatcaaaaatttctgGTGTCGAATAATGGCCGAACTATATGAggattcattgaaaattacaTTGAAAGAATCATTGGAAAGAATAGCCGATAACGTGAATGATTTCGAAATACCATCAGAAACTGATGATCTGGCCAATCGTAAACGAACGGTAACTATTCGAAAGAAACCCCATGAAGGTTTAGGTATCAGTATCAAAGGTGGCAAAGAAAATCGAATGCCCATATTGATCTCGAAAATATTCCGCGGTTTGGCTGCTGATTCCACTTGTCAATTATATGTTGGTGATGCTATATTAGCCGTTAATAATTGTAATTTACGTGAAGCTACCCATGAGGAAGCTGTTCAAGCATTGAAAAATGCAGGTGAAATCGTCAACCTTGAAG TGAAATATCTACCCGAAGTGGTTCCATATTTTCGGAAAGCTTCCATATTAACCGACATTGGATGGACAATGCCCGAAACCAGTCTTTTTCAATCTAAAAATTCCAATACGgctaaaaattcaaaagaaacaCGTTTAGAAAGTCCAACAGACACTATCGATACAACGAGCGATACAGCAAGCCAGAGTTCACAACGTtccaaaattgaatcaaaagtGATACCATTATTGGGCGCATTCGTTCATCGAATTCAGCTCGTTCGAACCATACCGAATTCAAATAACATTTCCAAACAGAATAAATCTCCCTATTATTCACCTGAATCTGATTACAATTCAGCTACAGCTGATAATTCTATTACCGATTCATCTATAAATCGAAAGATGGATGATGCTTCATCGATTCAACAGGTGATTGTTATACAATCACCAAATTTATCGAAAGCATGTGTAATTCGTTTTTATAATGAATCAAAGTGCACTTCTTGGTTCTGTGCAATACATAAAATTGTTCAGaatttgaatacaaaaattatgaaaaaagtAAATCAACGGAAAACATTTGGTTATTTTGATAATTCTAGAATCACTTACCTTGGATGGTTCCAGGAACATAAAGACTATATTATTCCATACTATGATTCCAATGAT TCTAAACtggattcaatcaaaaacagTAGCTGTTCAACACAGCCGGATAATGTTTCACTTTTTGAGCAATATGAACAAACGACAAAATGGCGTCCATTATTTCTGATATTGACAACAAgagatttatatttttatgatACATTTCCTTTCATTGggaacaaattgattgaatacaAATTATTATGGCCTTTATTACAGACacgatttatttatataaacaataataataatgaacaaacaacaacaacaacaatgaaaaacgatATTGGTCATGAAGTTTTAGCCGATAATTCCATTAAATTCAATAGATTACAGAATTCATCacaatcttcatcattatcatcattattacaagATAGTTCGCTTGCTACAACGGCAACACAGACTTTATCTACCAGTGGTGGTTGTCAATTCAATCCATTGCCAATTGCATTCATTCTTCGTACAGGTACCAGTACTGGTATTCAATCACGATTATTTTCCGCTCAGCTTTATACTGAGATTAGtcatttttccaaaaaaatcattctttGCACATTTGAATATGTACGTCAATTGCAAAATATTTCCGTTG CTTGCCTAAtggacgatgatgatgaagaatccATTGAATGCATTCTTCAACTACATTACAAAAAAGGCATTACAATTAATGAAACACGAACCGGTCGAATAATGTATCGGATATCATTCAGACAACTTTGTTCAAcccatgatgatggcaataaaatgatcacatttatatatgatcaaaatcgaaag CTTGAATTGAATCTTGTCCAAAATGCTCAAGCATTCGTTTTTATacttcattcattccttGCGGCTCAAATTACTGAGATTAAtctaaattttcaaaaattaacAACATAA
- the LOC142597613 gene encoding uncharacterized protein LOC142597613, producing MSKLASFWFWEIRFLLLLLLYVPIAKLQHDTSLSFNNVCITNSDCQSLSNHSNETELNVNNVVVVDDDDDDDLLLSLPLFCLDKSQCLCNRLQTSSNKPFYTIDGQCIDCNFEIIKLNGHFIDPCVEQDPYSQCNETNGQCECLTEDQINQSLFDYQDDGHSDQNHRKQSVCFHHLIERKFETFINSTHQTMMNWTQVGSDQTKSFDWILATIFAYILPFISITVFLYFIYRSLYRPDEDRDSEMILYQAL from the coding sequence atgtcGAAATTGGCATCATTTTGGTTCTGGGAAATTCGTTTccttttattgttattattatatgtacCAATTGCAAAATTACAACATgatacatcattatcattcaacaatGTATGCATTACTAATTCAGATTGTCAAAGTTTAtcgaatcattcaaatgaaaccGAATTAAATgtcaataatgttgttgttgttgatgatgatgatgatgatgatcttctCTTGTCATTaccattgttttgtttggataAATCTCAATGTCTTTGTAATCGATTACAaacatcatcgaataaaCCATTCTATACAATTGATGGCCAATGTATTGATTGTAATTtcgaaattatcaaattaaatgGTCATTTTATTGATCCATGTGTTGAACAAGATCCATATAGTCAATGTAATGAAACTAATGGTCAATGTGAATGTCTTACTGAAGATCAAATCAaccaatcattatttgattatcaagatgatggccatagcgatcaaaatcatcgaaaacAAAGTGTTTGTTTCCATCATTTAATCGAACGAAAATTCGaaacattcatcaattcTACACATcagacaatgatgaattggacTCAAGTTGGCTCTGATCAAACgaaatcattcgattggaTTCTGGCCACAATTTTTGCCTATATTCTACCTTTCATATCCATTACAGtgtttttgtatttcatCTATCGAAGTTTATATCGACCAGATGAAGATCGTGATTCAGAAATGATATTATATCAAGCactttga
- the Svip gene encoding small VCP interacting protein, which produces MGSLCCCGPRSSSSQSLDENSHLSVGNITEEERRRRAAEAAEKRLQQQQMRGVQSGTADSVPLRVAHSEIPGNMNSNLRWQMS; this is translated from the exons ATGGGCTCCttatgttgttgtggtcCTCGATCTTCTAGTTCCCAATCATTGGATGAGAATAGCCATTTGAGC GTTGGAAACATTACCGAAGAAGAACGACGTCGTCGTGCGGCTGAAGCTGCCGAAAAACgcctacaacaacaacaaatgcgTGGTGTTCAATCCGGTACAGCCGATTCGGTACCGTTAAGAGTGGCGCATAGCGAAATACCCGGAaatatgaattcaaatttacgATGGCAAATGTCATAA